A single window of Metallosphaera hakonensis JCM 8857 = DSM 7519 DNA harbors:
- a CDS encoding class II glutamine amidotransferase produces MCRMIGYSGHDRAKLRELADCLVKVAEDDPLKGWSHPHGWGMVALTENRLIYHRSAKPIFDPSERSTLIDLVDSLSGDMKVIIHARKASDPSLVSPIYSHPFLESNDRRILFLAHNGSVDLSLSKEVGMKAEGVVDSELVAKFLSRNELSRVQDLIPYTRSALNLLVLEIPRGVGSPLSKARLLYFNWANSNDPYYDLLVGDGFVVSSSLGKVGCRTVRQAAKGKLVEI; encoded by the coding sequence ATGTGCAGAATGATAGGGTACAGCGGTCATGATAGGGCTAAGCTAAGGGAACTTGCGGATTGCCTTGTTAAAGTTGCGGAGGACGATCCCCTGAAGGGGTGGTCCCATCCTCATGGATGGGGAATGGTTGCCTTGACGGAGAACAGACTGATTTATCATCGTAGCGCTAAACCCATTTTCGATCCGTCAGAGCGGAGCACGTTAATCGATCTCGTGGACTCCCTTTCGGGGGACATGAAGGTTATAATTCACGCTAGGAAGGCCTCCGATCCCTCTCTAGTTTCCCCCATATATTCCCATCCCTTTCTGGAGAGTAACGATAGGAGGATTCTGTTTTTGGCCCACAACGGGAGCGTCGACCTATCTCTCTCCAAGGAAGTGGGAATGAAAGCTGAGGGAGTTGTGGATTCCGAACTGGTGGCGAAGTTCCTATCCAGGAATGAACTCTCCAGAGTCCAGGATCTAATTCCCTACACTAGGTCTGCCCTTAACTTACTCGTCCTTGAGATACCGAGGGGAGTGGGCTCTCCCTTGTCCAAGGCGAGGCTTCTGTACTTTAATTGGGCTAACTCCAATGACCCCTACTACGATCTTCTGGTGGGAGATGGATTCGTTGTCTCCTCTTCCCTTGGTAAGGTGGGTTGCAGAACCGTAAGGCAGGCAGCGAAGGGGAAGCTTGTGGAAATTTAG
- a CDS encoding ParA family protein: protein MKVYVTGMKGGTGKTLVALYMLFKFKQMGFRVDFKDLTENMTGKNYLEGRGFRRDPKPELVIYDMRPSGVDNSQDVTVLVTEVPFLPLETLRVVGKKILVLNKMSPFPDKFMEQVDVVKGLVPNFDSVVLVPFNGGLFNWELQREPALDKLALIVAGKSQERLVFPFVEKFDS from the coding sequence ATGAAGGTTTACGTAACTGGAATGAAGGGGGGAACTGGCAAAACTTTGGTTGCCCTCTACATGCTGTTCAAGTTCAAACAGATGGGTTTCAGGGTTGACTTTAAGGACTTAACCGAGAACATGACCGGTAAAAACTACCTTGAGGGAAGAGGTTTCAGGAGAGATCCGAAACCAGAGCTCGTGATTTACGATATGAGACCCAGTGGAGTTGATAACAGTCAGGACGTTACAGTACTAGTTACTGAAGTCCCCTTCCTACCGCTAGAGACGTTAAGAGTGGTGGGAAAGAAAATCCTGGTTTTGAATAAAATGAGCCCATTTCCAGATAAGTTCATGGAACAGGTGGACGTAGTTAAAGGGCTTGTCCCTAACTTCGATTCGGTCGTTCTGGTTCCTTTTAATGGAGGTCTCTTCAATTGGGAACTTCAGAGAGAGCCCGCACTGGACAAGTTAGCCTTAATCGTGGCCGGTAAGTCGCAGGAGAGGCTGGTCTTCCCATTTGTAGAAAAGTTTGACTCTTAA
- a CDS encoding ABC transporter ATP-binding protein, which produces MMILTENLTKVYGKRPVLNSLTFSVDKGSITGFIGPNGAGKTTTIKILTGLLKKTSGKVEVLGMDPWNNPRIYERLAVIFTTVYHPQEVKVKEYLWDVGRVYGRDPRDFMEEFDLSPHAEKKLSQLSSGLAQRVQLVAALIREPELIVTDEPTANLDPKARLEFYDLVLRLHRKGVTFFMSSHILSELEKVVTHVVFINGGKISFTGTINQALKSDEGEIYLLVDDPERALQVLGKGVMDGGYIRLTGNLREIIDILDEHHINVITFRRSSLDEAFKRFSDI; this is translated from the coding sequence CTGATGATCTTAACCGAGAACCTCACTAAGGTTTACGGCAAGAGACCTGTCTTGAATTCCCTCACCTTCTCAGTGGACAAAGGATCCATCACGGGTTTCATAGGACCTAACGGAGCCGGAAAGACCACGACCATAAAGATATTGACCGGACTCTTAAAGAAGACCTCAGGTAAAGTGGAGGTTCTGGGGATGGATCCATGGAACAATCCCAGGATATATGAGAGGTTGGCCGTAATCTTCACTACCGTGTATCACCCCCAGGAAGTCAAGGTTAAGGAATACCTATGGGACGTGGGAAGGGTATACGGTAGGGATCCAAGGGATTTCATGGAAGAATTTGATCTTTCACCCCACGCAGAGAAGAAGCTCTCCCAACTGTCGTCTGGGTTGGCCCAAAGGGTTCAACTTGTGGCGGCACTGATTAGGGAGCCGGAGCTCATTGTGACCGATGAACCCACAGCGAATCTAGACCCTAAAGCTAGGTTGGAGTTCTATGATCTGGTCTTGAGGCTTCATCGTAAAGGAGTCACCTTCTTCATGTCCTCCCACATACTCTCGGAGTTGGAGAAAGTCGTAACGCACGTTGTCTTCATTAATGGAGGTAAGATCTCGTTCACGGGAACCATAAATCAGGCCCTCAAGTCCGACGAGGGAGAGATCTACCTCTTAGTGGACGACCCAGAGAGGGCCCTTCAAGTCTTGGGAAAGGGAGTAATGGACGGCGGTTACATTAGGCTGACGGGCAACTTAAGGGAAATTATTGATATCCTAGACGAGCACCACATCAACGTAATAACCTTCAGGAGGTCCTCCCTAGATGAGGCGTTCAAGAGGTTTTCAGATATTTAA
- a CDS encoding MFS transporter produces MGVYGLISIDVVMRVVGAYALGPLGDKYGRKLVTRISSIGSSLPLVGVALLPGPLLLLLLYAVQGFFTGGLSAGLNVIGLEELPERHRGWFGGSGMAVGGSAYLVASLVFFLISRILGGALYVDLGWRIMFLTSLLIIPFGFLMPESRKFKKNFRRDASPTKSLLTKYRRYFVLAFILTALWSSMNALANSLLPNFLFSVDHLSRTEISQMLTVYSVVLIVSAFLGGELSERLGRRKVFILGGVLGIVLSPVFILLEDPGNFTMLLVSVIGFVTVFGGGGLMAYVNENFPTNIRSTGVSLSWNLGFLVGNLVPLMLVFIISNTSIELFGALETISMIVLGGFIVVASYISHETRGNMESE; encoded by the coding sequence TTGGGAGTTTATGGACTTATATCCATAGACGTTGTGATGAGGGTGGTGGGAGCCTATGCCCTGGGTCCCCTGGGGGATAAATACGGTAGAAAGTTGGTAACCAGGATCTCGAGTATAGGTTCTTCACTACCTTTGGTGGGAGTGGCCCTCCTACCAGGTCCGCTGTTACTATTGCTTTTATATGCAGTTCAGGGTTTCTTTACGGGTGGACTTTCGGCAGGTCTTAACGTGATAGGATTAGAGGAACTTCCAGAAAGACACAGGGGTTGGTTCGGTGGGTCGGGAATGGCCGTGGGAGGCTCAGCCTATCTAGTGGCATCCCTAGTATTTTTCTTGATCTCTAGGATCTTGGGAGGTGCGTTATACGTAGACCTTGGGTGGAGAATAATGTTCCTAACGTCCCTACTCATCATACCATTTGGTTTCCTAATGCCAGAGTCTAGAAAGTTCAAGAAAAATTTTCGGAGAGATGCGTCTCCAACTAAGTCGTTGTTAACTAAGTATAGAAGATATTTCGTGTTGGCCTTCATCCTCACCGCTTTGTGGTCATCCATGAACGCCTTGGCCAACAGTCTCCTACCTAACTTCCTGTTCAGCGTCGACCACCTCTCAAGGACAGAAATAAGCCAAATGTTAACTGTCTATAGTGTAGTACTCATTGTGTCTGCCTTCCTTGGTGGGGAGTTAAGCGAGAGATTGGGTAGGAGGAAAGTCTTCATCCTAGGGGGAGTATTGGGTATAGTTCTATCGCCTGTGTTCATTTTACTAGAAGATCCCGGCAATTTCACGATGCTTTTGGTTTCAGTGATAGGATTTGTGACTGTGTTTGGTGGCGGAGGGTTGATGGCTTACGTTAACGAAAACTTTCCGACTAACATCCGGAGTACAGGCGTCTCCTTAAGTTGGAACTTGGGCTTCCTAGTGGGGAATTTAGTTCCTCTCATGCTAGTCTTCATAATATCTAACACGTCAATTGAACTATTTGGTGCCCTGGAGACCATCTCAATGATCGTGTTGGGTGGTTTCATAGTAGTAGCTAGCTATATCTCTCATGAGACCCGGGGGAACATGGAGTCGGAGTAA
- a CDS encoding transposase, producing MELSTVNEVTLYGVWIMELVEGPGKISLTLVPKILPDDALLNKPVQEIERMAREEAERISPNYQRGKDVKRKGYASYRFLKGFKIVMDERETKYELEWISVKLPVLYGEGRVRTQVEETLLREERKVFASLMLVYSVKGGKLNAKLWMPEIETGNDFKYVIVDGKYVKLKGRKAVLLVAMGVTREGKRAVLEVIISEAEDTIYWSLLVRVWKKTSFVLVVADGIKALDRAISLAELHVGRQGCLVHLKRRATKEEREALDAITSSAELGKIKPETNPTLLSYLIADKKLWKWLKSNNLVESFNSLLERRRFGLFHSPWRILQLARAIALYYNLFTYFLITVIILQSSSFLSLYPKYTQ from the coding sequence ATGGAACTATCAACTGTGAATGAGGTAACCCTCTACGGGGTCTGGATTATGGAGCTCGTAGAGGGACCTGGGAAGATATCCCTCACGCTCGTCCCCAAGATATTACCCGATGACGCCTTATTAAACAAACCGGTCCAGGAGATCGAGAGGATGGCGAGGGAGGAAGCTGAGAGGATTAGTCCCAACTACCAAAGGGGTAAGGATGTGAAGAGGAAGGGTTACGCGAGCTACAGGTTCCTGAAGGGGTTCAAGATCGTGATGGACGAGAGGGAGACGAAGTACGAGTTGGAGTGGATATCGGTGAAGTTGCCCGTGCTTTACGGTGAAGGGAGGGTGAGGACCCAGGTCGAGGAGACTCTGTTAAGGGAGGAGAGGAAGGTCTTCGCGTCCCTAATGTTGGTCTACTCAGTGAAGGGAGGTAAGTTGAACGCCAAGCTCTGGATGCCTGAGATTGAAACGGGCAACGACTTCAAGTACGTTATAGTTGACGGGAAGTACGTGAAGCTCAAGGGACGAAAGGCGGTCCTCCTCGTGGCTATGGGCGTGACCCGGGAGGGAAAGAGGGCGGTCCTCGAGGTCATCATAAGCGAGGCTGAGGACACCATCTATTGGAGTCTCCTGGTCAGGGTCTGGAAGAAGACCAGCTTCGTCCTGGTGGTAGCTGACGGGATCAAGGCCTTGGACAGGGCGATCTCCCTAGCTGAACTTCACGTGGGGAGGCAGGGCTGCCTGGTCCACCTCAAGCGTCGCGCGACCAAGGAGGAAAGGGAGGCTTTAGACGCGATCACCTCGTCAGCCGAGCTCGGCAAGATCAAGCCCGAGACCAACCCGACCCTTCTAAGCTACCTCATCGCCGACAAGAAGCTCTGGAAGTGGCTTAAGTCCAACAACCTGGTCGAGTCCTTCAACTCCCTCCTGGAGAGGAGGAGGTTCGGGTTGTTTCACTCTCCCTGGAGGATACTACAGCTCGCGCGGGCCATAGCGCTCTACTACAACCTATTCACTTATTTTCTCATCACTGTAATAATATTACAGTCTTCTTCATTCCTCTCACTTTATCCGAAATATACCCAATAA
- a CDS encoding transposase, translating to MELSTVNEVTLYGVWIMELVEGPGKISLTLVPKILPDDALLNKPVQEIERMALEEAERISPNYQRGKDVKRKGYASYRFLKGFKIVMDERETKYELEWISVKLSVLYGEGRVRTQVEETLLREERKVFASLMLVYSVKGGKLNAKLWMPEIETGNDFKYVIVDGKYVKLKGRKAVLLVAMGVTREGKRAVLEVIISEAEDTIYWSLLVRVWKKTSFVLVVADGIKALDRAISLAELHVGRQGCLVHLKRRATKEEREALDAITSSAELGKIKPETNPTLLSYLIADKKLWKWLKSNNLVESFNSLLERRRFGLFHSPWRILQLARAIALYYNLFTYFLITVIILQPSSFLSLYPKYTQ from the coding sequence ATGGAACTATCAACTGTGAATGAGGTAACCCTCTACGGGGTCTGGATTATGGAGCTCGTAGAGGGACCTGGGAAGATATCCCTCACGCTCGTCCCCAAGATATTACCCGATGACGCCTTATTAAACAAACCGGTCCAGGAGATCGAGAGGATGGCCTTGGAGGAAGCTGAGAGGATTAGTCCCAACTACCAAAGGGGTAAGGATGTGAAGAGGAAGGGTTACGCGAGCTACAGGTTCCTCAAGGGGTTCAAGATCGTGATGGACGAGAGGGAGACGAAGTACGAGTTGGAGTGGATATCGGTGAAGCTGTCAGTGCTTTACGGTGAAGGGAGGGTGAGGACCCAGGTCGAGGAGACTCTGTTAAGGGAGGAGAGGAAGGTCTTCGCGTCCCTAATGTTGGTCTACTCAGTGAAGGGAGGTAAGTTGAACGCCAAGCTCTGGATGCCCGAGATTGAAACGGGCAACGACTTCAAGTACGTTATAGTTGACGGGAAGTACGTGAAGCTCAAGGGACGAAAGGCGGTCCTCCTCGTGGCTATGGGCGTGACCCGGGAGGGAAAGAGGGCGGTCCTCGAGGTCATCATAAGCGAGGCTGAGGACACCATCTATTGGAGTCTCCTGGTCAGGGTCTGGAAGAAGACCAGCTTCGTCCTGGTGGTAGCTGACGGGATCAAGGCCTTGGACAGGGCGATCTCCCTAGCTGAACTTCACGTGGGGAGGCAGGGCTGCCTGGTCCACCTCAAGCGTCGCGCGACCAAGGAGGAAAGGGAGGCCCTGGACGCGATCACCTCGTCAGCCGAGCTCGGCAAGATCAAGCCCGAGACCAACCCGACTCTTCTAAGCTACCTCATCGCCGACAAGAAGCTCTGGAAGTGGCTTAAGTCCAACAACCTGGTCGAGTCCTTCAACTCCCTCCTGGAGAGGAGGAGGTTCGGGTTGTTTCACTCTCCCTGGAGGATACTACAGCTCGCGCGGGCCATAGCGCTCTACTACAACCTATTCACCTATTTTCTCATTACTGTAATAATATTACAGCCTTCTTCATTCCTCTCACTTTATCCGAAATATACCCAATAA
- a CDS encoding MarR family transcriptional regulator: MGGSIYKYLIHTKGGIIELCDPHLDQEEIRVLMSVSRGKSRNGEIAKDTRLSPSTVKRKSRSLVDRGYLEMRDGHFKVTGCGKFLMKTLEVTEAIPMARVGESLQGVSSCLKRKTQCYTRDTT, encoded by the coding sequence ATGGGGGGATCCATCTACAAATATCTCATACACACAAAAGGGGGAATAATTGAACTGTGCGATCCACACCTTGACCAGGAGGAGATTAGGGTTCTCATGAGCGTCTCGAGGGGAAAGAGCAGAAACGGTGAAATAGCCAAGGATACTCGCCTCTCCCCATCTACGGTCAAGAGAAAGTCCAGATCCCTGGTGGATAGGGGTTACCTGGAGATGAGGGACGGCCACTTCAAGGTAACGGGGTGCGGCAAGTTCTTGATGAAGACACTTGAAGTCACAGAGGCAATCCCCATGGCCCGAGTAGGGGAGTCCCTTCAAGGGGTGAGCTCATGTCTCAAGCGGAAAACCCAGTGCTATACAAGGGACACTACTTGA
- a CDS encoding type II toxin-antitoxin system VapC family toxin, which translates to MAVVDASVVIKWFANEEHSDKSLLLRDAYAKGLDDLFSPCILPFEVINGLKYSYNLGENELIEISRILNDFQITLYPFDHLMDEAVSLSSRYGITIYDASYIALGKTLDEKVYTADEKLLRKVRGLTFVAHIKDFFL; encoded by the coding sequence TTGGCAGTTGTAGATGCCTCAGTTGTGATAAAGTGGTTCGCTAACGAGGAGCACAGCGACAAGTCGCTATTGTTAAGGGACGCCTATGCCAAAGGGTTAGACGATTTGTTCTCTCCCTGCATTTTACCTTTCGAAGTTATAAATGGTCTAAAATATAGCTACAATCTAGGCGAAAACGAATTAATTGAGATCAGCAGGATCCTAAATGATTTTCAAATCACGCTATATCCCTTCGATCATCTCATGGACGAGGCCGTATCCTTGTCTTCAAGGTACGGTATAACTATTTATGATGCCTCATATATCGCTTTAGGGAAAACCCTAGATGAGAAAGTTTACACTGCAGATGAGAAACTATTGAGGAAAGTGAGGGGACTTACGTTCGTTGCTCACATTAAGGATTTCTTCCTATAG
- a CDS encoding secretion system protein — translation MITKSKIKKEELDERDLNYKLSLTLAVAFTAVFVALVPLRIEFLGYPGWLLVSPLVVYLWPPAIHRTLRRDQTLFQMMERLVRDSKVLEWPGKWARDMTQLYYAGIPASIIAGFALAQIYLLAFPAGGAVVTLTYFFPWVRAVDLRSTLKREVELELPIVTLILWGLSEVGYDVMRMVATLRRETEDLKAIPREFAKIYRDFAGFNMKPDESVLRETENHPSKLFERVLGGAITISSIGGELSNHLSRMTQEILAWLKGNWENYGRIVSNLGELSMLFLLMVPLLGVWFALVQGNASYGIDMITYFMIPFIGAALYLYVGLQAPLDRVPAKGNVKIGALGLIVGVIVDVVLFLKFVQYPWVLLAIPVLGGSLGYGLSVHRAILRKNDIESHMAILVRSIGEHVRSTGDNLYTAVTKLLGNKSFGKEINAMLRRYLILSAVEEEPVPESESWMGKTIFQILVKADREGVLRYEIIKRLAEFADAYYDAVITKKRSLYMFLGSALASPLILVAMIALTYFVLNSISNLAQVPPIQSTPGVQFPPQVQGLIQFFGTFQNIGQVIQSMIPGLELAIVEVGIIYGFLLAKGYDGTIKNTFRVFELVLISVISVFILQFVILRFIG, via the coding sequence ATGATAACCAAGAGTAAGATTAAGAAAGAGGAGTTGGATGAACGCGACCTAAATTACAAGTTGTCCCTAACACTAGCCGTCGCTTTCACGGCCGTGTTCGTGGCGCTCGTCCCATTGAGAATTGAGTTCCTAGGTTACCCAGGGTGGCTCTTGGTCTCACCCCTTGTAGTTTACCTATGGCCCCCTGCAATCCATAGAACACTGAGAAGGGATCAAACCCTGTTCCAAATGATGGAGAGGCTTGTGAGGGACTCAAAGGTGTTGGAGTGGCCTGGGAAATGGGCCAGGGACATGACCCAGCTATATTACGCCGGGATACCCGCCTCAATCATCGCAGGGTTTGCGCTTGCCCAGATATATCTCCTGGCTTTCCCGGCAGGAGGAGCCGTGGTGACTCTAACCTATTTCTTTCCCTGGGTTAGAGCCGTTGATCTGAGGTCCACTCTGAAACGGGAAGTTGAGCTGGAACTCCCCATAGTAACCCTCATACTCTGGGGACTCTCTGAGGTGGGATATGACGTAATGCGAATGGTAGCTACCCTGAGAAGGGAGACTGAGGACCTCAAGGCTATACCCAGGGAGTTCGCCAAGATTTACCGTGACTTCGCTGGGTTCAACATGAAGCCCGACGAATCGGTGCTGAGAGAGACCGAGAACCATCCGTCCAAGCTTTTTGAAAGGGTTCTGGGAGGGGCAATCACCATATCCTCCATCGGCGGTGAACTCTCGAACCATCTCTCTAGGATGACACAGGAAATCCTGGCCTGGCTCAAGGGAAACTGGGAGAACTACGGGAGGATCGTATCCAACCTAGGGGAGCTCTCCATGCTCTTCCTGTTAATGGTACCTCTATTGGGAGTATGGTTTGCCTTAGTTCAAGGAAACGCCTCCTATGGAATTGACATGATAACTTACTTTATGATACCCTTCATTGGAGCGGCGCTTTACCTTTACGTAGGTCTGCAGGCACCCCTGGATAGGGTACCCGCCAAGGGTAACGTGAAAATTGGGGCATTGGGTTTGATCGTAGGGGTTATAGTGGACGTAGTGCTGTTCCTCAAGTTCGTTCAATACCCCTGGGTTTTACTGGCAATTCCCGTATTGGGCGGATCCCTGGGATACGGGCTCTCGGTCCATAGGGCTATCCTTCGAAAGAACGACATCGAGTCCCATATGGCCATACTTGTGAGATCAATAGGCGAACACGTAAGATCCACTGGAGATAACCTTTATACCGCAGTGACGAAACTGCTGGGGAACAAGAGTTTCGGAAAGGAGATAAACGCGATGCTGAGGAGATACTTGATATTATCGGCTGTGGAAGAGGAGCCCGTTCCTGAATCAGAGTCATGGATGGGGAAGACAATTTTCCAAATACTGGTTAAGGCAGACAGGGAGGGAGTGCTAAGATATGAAATAATTAAGCGACTGGCTGAGTTCGCCGACGCCTATTACGACGCTGTGATTACCAAAAAGAGAAGCCTCTACATGTTCTTGGGATCTGCACTGGCCTCTCCCTTGATCCTTGTGGCAATGATAGCGTTAACATATTTCGTCCTAAACTCTATCTCCAATCTAGCCCAGGTACCTCCAATACAATCCACTCCAGGAGTTCAATTTCCTCCACAGGTTCAAGGTTTAATCCAATTCTTCGGAACGTTTCAGAACATAGGACAAGTGATCCAATCCATGATACCGGGACTGGAGTTGGCCATAGTAGAGGTTGGAATCATTTACGGTTTCCTCCTGGCCAAGGGATATGATGGGACGATAAAGAACACGTTCAGGGTATTCGAGCTGGTCCTCATATCCGTTATCTCGGTCTTCATCCTTCAGTTTGTGATACTGAGGTTCATCGGATGA
- a CDS encoding type II/IV secretion system ATPase subunit, with protein MEIKTVKVIRPKYQGDVLQTYEVKGVYKDYGVAYPKVKIVKNQDEIFYDIEEPAISQAQIDLLKKAYKALYFTLKPADVDRLVTSYLDYIGRDPITGYFVVRDVLRYDVLTTLLDDGEIEDISYSPTEATSAVYVFHREYGSWIPTNILLGSDEANFLVQKIAFKSGKSITLARPILDAMTPEGYRIALTFGREVSPTGSTISIRKPLNEVWTLSHMVARRRVMPPLIASALWFTLQNRGVILVVGRSGSGKTTLINALLTIAPPSWKIVTVEEIPELRVIYPNWIRLVSRKPTLMTEYSETAEIPLDRLISHTFRIRPDLVSVGEVRSKEEIKEFIHSVAAGHGGITSIHAEDFPSLKARFNYAGVDDSFFSIVSMVVFVNSYNVNGKLVRRVQEVGEIVLRDGEAHYIPLAAYSPVTDSYSVDILRSRRLNTMASLKGMTEVDLKRNLEGKVKFLLESSGLPREEYQKKIRAYYESEGIV; from the coding sequence ATGGAGATCAAGACCGTGAAAGTAATCCGTCCCAAGTATCAAGGCGATGTCCTCCAAACCTACGAGGTTAAGGGAGTCTACAAGGACTACGGGGTCGCCTACCCTAAAGTTAAAATAGTCAAGAATCAAGACGAAATATTCTACGATATAGAGGAACCCGCGATCTCCCAGGCCCAGATCGACCTACTCAAGAAGGCATATAAAGCCCTATACTTTACCCTCAAACCAGCAGACGTAGATCGCCTGGTAACGTCTTACCTGGACTACATAGGGAGAGATCCAATTACTGGCTATTTTGTCGTGAGAGACGTCCTAAGATACGACGTTCTAACTACTTTACTTGACGACGGTGAGATCGAGGACATCTCATACTCCCCCACTGAAGCAACATCAGCGGTGTACGTTTTTCATAGGGAGTACGGTTCTTGGATTCCCACTAATATCCTCTTGGGGTCGGATGAGGCCAACTTCCTGGTTCAAAAGATAGCCTTCAAGAGCGGTAAATCAATCACCTTAGCTAGACCCATCCTTGACGCCATGACTCCTGAGGGATACCGTATCGCTCTGACCTTCGGGAGAGAGGTCTCTCCAACAGGCTCCACCATCTCCATAAGGAAGCCCCTCAACGAAGTCTGGACTCTCTCCCACATGGTCGCCAGGAGAAGGGTCATGCCTCCTCTTATCGCCTCAGCCTTGTGGTTCACACTTCAGAACCGAGGAGTCATTCTCGTGGTTGGGAGATCCGGATCAGGGAAAACGACCTTAATAAATGCCCTACTTACCATAGCTCCTCCTTCCTGGAAGATAGTTACCGTAGAGGAGATACCTGAACTCAGGGTGATTTACCCCAACTGGATCAGACTAGTCTCCAGGAAACCAACTCTTATGACGGAGTACAGCGAGACCGCTGAGATCCCCCTGGACAGGCTGATCTCCCACACCTTCAGGATCAGACCGGATCTTGTGTCCGTGGGCGAGGTCAGGTCCAAGGAGGAGATCAAGGAGTTCATCCACTCCGTAGCTGCGGGACACGGCGGGATCACCTCGATTCACGCAGAGGACTTCCCCTCACTTAAGGCCAGGTTCAACTACGCAGGGGTAGACGACTCTTTCTTCTCAATCGTCTCCATGGTGGTATTCGTTAACTCCTACAACGTTAACGGAAAATTAGTGAGGAGGGTCCAGGAAGTTGGGGAGATAGTCCTGAGGGACGGAGAGGCTCACTACATTCCCTTGGCCGCTTACTCTCCGGTCACCGACTCCTACTCCGTTGATATTTTAAGGAGTAGAAGGCTCAACACCATGGCCTCCCTAAAGGGGATGACTGAAGTAGACCTCAAGAGAAACTTAGAGGGTAAAGTTAAGTTTTTGTTGGAGTCGAGCGGTCTTCCCAGAGAGGAGTATCAAAAGAAGATAAGAGCCTATTACGAGTCGGAGGGGATCGTATGA
- a CDS encoding archaellin/type IV pilin N-terminal domain-containing protein has product MFHEKIKKIQSVKGKRGLSNIVGSLLMIVLTIVAALLLGHFAFGLFSSNSHNAQVSISDISIINPGGTGLTGGQGVSVALTLTDTGNDPVNITQITIGGVTFTPNTTNHQYITIQPGQSLSLTGTISTTATNTKLSYGTANGNSLTTTSTVNTNTFNVGSTVVIQVTATDIVTNQQLATQATTVVQD; this is encoded by the coding sequence ATGTTCCACGAAAAAATCAAAAAAATCCAGTCTGTAAAGGGAAAGAGGGGACTTTCAAATATTGTGGGTTCCCTCCTAATGATAGTATTAACAATAGTGGCGGCCCTATTACTGGGGCACTTCGCCTTCGGTCTATTCTCGTCAAATAGCCACAACGCGCAGGTGTCAATAAGTGATATTAGTATAATTAATCCTGGAGGTACAGGACTTACTGGAGGTCAGGGTGTAAGCGTAGCACTAACTTTAACCGACACTGGTAACGATCCTGTTAACATTACTCAGATTACTATAGGAGGAGTAACTTTTACACCCAACACTACCAACCACCAGTATATCACCATACAACCTGGACAAAGCCTCTCCCTCACTGGAACTATCTCTACTACCGCAACGAACACGAAGTTATCATATGGAACAGCAAATGGCAACTCCTTGACCACTACTAGCACCGTAAATACCAATACATTTAACGTAGGCTCCACTGTCGTAATACAAGTCACCGCCACTGACATCGTAACTAATCAACAACTGGCCACTCAGGCCACCACCGTAGTCCAAGACTAA